From the Plutella xylostella chromosome 5, ilPluXylo3.1, whole genome shotgun sequence genome, the window CGTGTTCAGTTTACTAATTTCTCTCTCCAACTCTCTCGTAGCTCTGTCAATCTCGATAAACTCTTTTTCTGTACTCGAAATAGAATTATCGAGGCTCAGCTTTCGAGACGGTTCCACGTACATTTTGCAAACTACCTTTTGTGGCGTCTCATTGTCGTTTGCATCTTTGTCAGCTTTTATGTTTTCGTTAAGGTTTATATCGAACGTGACGAAGCCAGAATTCAATCCGTTGTTGAGACTTTTGCTCCTTTTATTTGTTGCCACATAATCTTCGATGTTACCTCGCCGGAGTTTTATATCGTCTTCGTTAACGCTCGAGTTTCTTCTGTATTTAGTAATATCCACTTTAGGGAATGACGCACCGCTTAAAATGTCAACATCTGAATCATCTTCGTCGACAACTTCAACAATTTGTAGCCTATTATCTTTTACTTTGATATAATGTGCTTCGTCTTTTTCCTCAACGATGCCTGAACTTTCATCCTCTTTTTCGGCAGGGTCATCTTTGTCATTTTCTACTTCTACTATTTCCAGCTTGTTTGTGTGTAGTGACTCAACTGTGTGATGTGTTTGACTCGTATCAGGGTCGGGGATGGCTTCAGCGACCTCTTTGGTTCGTTCCTCAGTTATAGTTGATGTAACAGGACTTTTGGGTGCTTCTTCGTCTTCAACGATTTTAAGTTCAATATTAAGGGGCACGTCTACTTCAGCCTCGTCAATCTTTGACTCGTTCAGCTGGGTGCTTGTAGATTCGACGCTGCATACCTGAAAGACGAAAAAATACACCcgttaatataaaattaatataaaatataattgaatTTCTAAAGTTAACCACCGATCGCGATGGTCAAAGATCCGCCCGTAGCCACAGTCCAGTTTtgaatatacctaggtatgtgCGTAGAATAGTAGATATACTATATTATGTTACGGTAGCTTCGTTTATCTTAAAAAACCGCTTAACCGGATGGAAGATCTAGGcgtctattatatttatactggccaatttatattatttcaagTTTCAAGTCAAGTCCACAGGGAAGCGCTGGATGCGGGCCAtctccgatcggacaaggtggaaaaCATTAGTGGAGGTCTAACTATGTTCAGCACTGGACGTCCTATGACTGagataattatgaatattagaggtttgtaggtacatatgttAAATAACAATAGGATCAATTGCTTACCGAGACATCAGCAGCGCCGGGCGGCAGTGGCGCGCGCTTCTTCTTGCGTCGTGGCGCGCGCACCGGCGGCTCCTCGTCGAAGGGGTTGGTGCTCTCCACGCTAAGCCGCGAGCCCGACACCTCGCTGCGCGCCAGCCGGGGCGTCGCGCCGCTGGAATGTGGCAGAAAGGCAGGTAATATAAGCAGTGAGTTCATTCGGGGTTTTGTGGGGGAGGTGCTCGTTTAGGTACATTGCCTAGGTGGAAACTGACATCggtatcaaaaataaattattttttttagaattccGTCATGAGCTGCAGGTCTACTCTTGAGCAATATGTCGCTGATTATAG encodes:
- the LOC105390830 gene encoding uncharacterized protein LOC105390830; this translates as MAAATGPRKSVSIYDYPEHLNPFHDDDHHNKIRFWTLGKSRLQRSNSITFQGIKDLKNSWAFRSFMRKGKKAPAQEKKTAPANGDPSPILYRRALQYSSTSPAARPTLGSPERPDRYQYGGSVTPLPRSRFQERLRSTSNYDVNSIGGATPRLARSEVSGSRLSVESTNPFDEEPPVRAPRRKKKRAPLPPGAADVSVCSVESTSTQLNESKIDEAEVDVPLNIELKIVEDEEAPKSPVTSTITEERTKEVAEAIPDPDTSQTHHTVESLHTNKLEIVEVENDKDDPAEKEDESSGIVEEKDEAHYIKVKDNRLQIVEVVDEDDSDVDILSGASFPKVDITKYRRNSSVNEDDIKLRRGNIEDYVATNKRSKSLNNGLNSGFVTFDINLNENIKADKDANDNETPQKVVCKMYVEPSRKLSLDNSISSTEKEFIEIDRATRELEREISKLNTALIEDDDLDVVGARLSVSEIKRKFDNNNSATPNPIPKPRRSNHGSSSPLNGTY